A genome region from Carya illinoinensis cultivar Pawnee chromosome 2, C.illinoinensisPawnee_v1, whole genome shotgun sequence includes the following:
- the LOC122300231 gene encoding cysteine proteinase inhibitor 10-like, translating into MFQLRGTPFVFPFHLRVQTLPLPLPLPLASSFFSPHLYTQQHPHICTHTNHLHSRKLNNMTLMMRSPAATLATVAILCVLFVSVYGSAGPMVGGRTEVTDVKTNEEVQDLGKFSVEEYNRSLKHGGNGGELTFVEVVEAQSQVVAGIKYYLKISATEEGLTNVFESVVVVKPWVHSKQLLNFGPPTFIE; encoded by the coding sequence ATGTTTCAACTACGCGGCACGCCGTTCGTGTTTCCCTTTCATTTACGTGTCCAAACACTACCACTACCACTACCACTACCACTGGCCTCATCTTTCTTCTCTCCTCATTTATATACCCAACAACATCCCCATATATGCACCCACACCAACCACCTTCATTCCcgaaaactcaacaatatgacGTTGATGATGAGGTCACCGGCGGCGACCTTGGCGACGGTTGCGATCCTTTGCGTCCTCTTTGTCTCTGTGTACGGATCAGCAGGACCAATGGTGGGCGGGAGAACGGAGGTGACGGACGTGAAGACGAACGAGGAGGTGCAAGATCTGGGGAAGTTCTCGGTGGAGGAGTACAACCGGAGCCTGAAGCACGGGGGCAACGGCGGGGAGCTGACTTTTGTGGAGGTGGTGGAAGCGCAGAGCCAGGTGGTGGCGGGGATAAAGTACTACCTCAAGATATCGGCCACCGAGGAAGGCCTTACAAATGTTTTTGAGTCGGTGGTGGTGGTAAAGCCCTGGGTTCACTCCAAGCAGCTTCTCAACTTTGGGCCTCCcacttttattgaataa